One part of the Hordeum vulgare subsp. vulgare unplaced genomic scaffold, MorexV3_pseudomolecules_assembly, whole genome shotgun sequence genome encodes these proteins:
- the LOC123423859 gene encoding ATP synthase subunit beta, chloroplastic, whose product MRTNPTTSRPGVSTSEEKSTGRIDQIIGPVLDVTFPPGKLPYIYNALVVQSRDTADKQINVTCEVQQLLGNNRVRAVAMSATDGLMRGMEVIDTGAPLSVPVGGATLGRIFNVLGEPVDNLGPVDSSATFPIHRSAPAFIELDTKLSIFETGIKVVDLLAPYRRGGKIGLFGGAGVGKTVLIMELINNIAKAHGGVSVFGGVGERTREGNDLYMEMKESGVINEKNIEESKVALVYGQMNEPPGARMRVGLTALTMAEYFRDVNKQDVLLFIDNIFRFVQAGSEVSALLGRMPSAVGYQPTLSTEMGSLQERIASTKKGSITSIQAVYVPADDLTDPAPATTFAHLDATTVLSRGLASKGIYPAVDPLDSTSTMLQPRIVGNEHYETAQRVKETLQRYKELQDIIAILGLDELSEEDRLTVARARKIERFLSQPFFVAEVFTGSPGKYVALAETIRGFQLILSGELDGLPEQAFYLVGNIDEASTKAITLEEENKSQK is encoded by the coding sequence ATGAGAACCAATCCTACTACTTCTCGTCCCGGGGTTTCCACAAGTGAAGAAAAAAGTACAGGtcgtatcgatcaaattattggaCCCGTGCTGGATGTCACTTTTCCCCCGGGCAAGTTACCTTATATTTATAACGCTTTAGTAGTCCAGAGTAGAGACACTGCCGATAAGCAAATTAATGTGACTTGTGAGGTACAACAATTATTAGGAAATAATCGAGTTAGAGCTGTAGCTATGAGTGCTACGGACGGGTTGATGAGAGGAATGGAAGTGATTGACACGGGAGCTCCTCTCAGTGTTCCGGTCGGTGGAGCTACTCTCGGACGAATTTTCAACGTTCTTGGGGAGCCTGTTGACAATTTGGGTCCTGTAGATAGTAGTGCAACGTTCCCTATTCATAGATCTGCGCCTGCCTTTATCGAGTTAGATACGAAATTATCCATCTTTGAAACAGGTATTAAGGTCGTCGATCTTTTAGCTCCTTATCGACGTGGAGGAAAAATAGGACTATTTGGGGGGGCTGGAGTAGGTAAAACAGTACTGATCATGGAATTAATCAATAACATTGCTAAAGCTCATGGGGGCGTATCCGTATTCGGTGGAGTAGGGGAACGGACTCGTGAAGGAAATGATCTTTATATGGAAATGAAGGAATCCGGAGTAATTAATGAAAAAAATATTGAAGAATCAAAGGTAGCTCTAGTCTATGGCCAAATGAATGAACCACCGGGAGCTCGTATGAGAGTTGGTTTAACTGCCCTAACTATGGCAGAATATTTCCGAGATGTTAATAAGCAAGACGTGCTTTTATTTATCGATAATATCTTTCGTTTTGTTCAAGCAGGATCAGAGGTATCCGCTTTATTAGGGAGAATGCCCTCCGCAGTGGGTTATCAACCTACTCTTAGTACAGAAATGGGTTCTTTGCAAGAAAGAATTGCTTCTACTAAAAAGGGATCTATAACTTCGATTCAAGCAGTTTATGTACCTGCGGACGATTTGACCGACCCTGcccctgccacaacatttgcacaTTTGGATGCTACTACCGTACTTTCCAGAGGATTAGCTTCCAAGGGTATTTATCCAGCAGTAGATCCTTTAGATTCAACATCAACTATGTTACAGCCTCGGATCGTTGGCAACGAACATTATGAAACTGCGCAAAGAGTTAAGGAAACTTTACAACGTTACAAAGAACTTCAGGACATTATCGCAATTCTTGGCTTGGATGAATTATCGGAAGAGGATCGTTTAACTGTAGCAAGAGCAAGAAAAATTGAGCGTTTCTTATCACAACCGTTCTTTGTGGCAGAAGTTTTTACTGGTTCTCCAGGAAAGTATGTTGCTCTTGCGGAAACTATTAGGGGATTTCAACTAATCCTTTCCGGAGAATTAGACGGCCTACCTGAACAGGCTTTTTATTTGGTGGGTAACATCGATGAAGCTAGCACGAAAGCTATAACcttagaagaggagaacaaatcgcAGAAATGA